A region from the Spiroplasma taiwanense CT-1 genome encodes:
- the oppF gene encoding oligopeptide ABC transporter ATP-binding protein OppF: MSIEINKDVLLNIRDIVIEFRNKGKKFNAVKETSFDIYKGEIFGLVGESGSGKTTIGRAIVGVQPLKNGAIYMEDSIVVGKPTSLYNLNKEISKKVDNMSLKMDITTQEIQSRIKALKEVYNKFKNNLSLDIEKELEMKLKAGKLTYLNGILLSNLKYINKIIKNEDKMIKFVDNLNSYIPELSKKLETSVISKLKETKEAVLDLKENAENIYKICNNIAKEREKYFKLKSKNVEETFKILFALWKEMVENHKEFLAKLVWVKEMQFQLHALSAPLKSREKFINYYNKLLYVRRDDFFQECNKQLKILESNNTDFNDLEFKKINYFKTDFWSRKNMNLNNCKKILKIFENQNIDYSQLEILSSSLKNTEFEDKLKLIIKEKKSITENQLKQLKDELKSIEKIIEKNIIKDKELIEYFYKWKGIERNYTEEEIQSFIELSDFLELPSIDEIVKKSFFFQKQTKKEKREIRKNIQMIFQDPGSSLNDRMAIEEIIAEGMENFPELYKGEIFKELYVKEFNEQNPDSMITIEQATPNLVKKHIILKLIKSVGLLPEHLSRYPHEFSGGQRQRVGIARSLAMKPKLIIADEPISALDVSIRAQVLNLFKKFQEELDLTYVFIAHDLSVVRHIADRIAVIYHGEIVELAPAEELFRNPLHPYTKALLSAIPIPVPELAKQTELIVYIPEEEHRDYIFDLPYFKEVLPGHFVWANKREIREIKRKLK; this comes from the coding sequence ATGTCAATAGAAATTAATAAAGATGTATTATTAAATATTAGAGATATAGTGATTGAATTTCGCAATAAGGGCAAAAAATTTAATGCTGTAAAAGAAACTAGTTTTGATATCTATAAAGGAGAAATATTTGGTTTAGTTGGTGAATCAGGAAGTGGAAAAACAACAATTGGAAGAGCAATTGTTGGAGTACAACCTTTAAAAAATGGTGCAATTTATATGGAGGATTCTATTGTTGTTGGAAAACCAACAAGTTTATATAATTTAAATAAAGAAATTTCAAAAAAAGTTGATAATATGTCATTAAAAATGGATATTACAACTCAAGAAATTCAATCAAGAATTAAAGCTTTAAAAGAAGTTTATAATAAATTTAAAAATAATTTATCTTTAGATATTGAAAAAGAATTGGAAATGAAGTTAAAAGCAGGAAAATTAACTTATTTAAATGGAATTTTATTGTCAAACTTAAAGTATATAAATAAAATTATCAAAAATGAAGATAAAATGATTAAATTTGTAGATAATTTAAATAGTTATATTCCTGAGTTATCAAAAAAATTAGAAACTTCTGTTATTTCAAAATTAAAAGAAACAAAAGAAGCAGTGTTAGATTTAAAAGAGAATGCTGAAAATATTTATAAAATTTGTAATAATATCGCAAAAGAAAGAGAAAAATATTTTAAATTAAAATCTAAAAATGTGGAAGAAACTTTTAAAATTTTATTTGCTCTTTGAAAAGAAATGGTTGAAAATCATAAGGAATTTTTAGCAAAACTAGTTTGAGTTAAGGAAATGCAATTTCAATTGCATGCCTTATCAGCTCCATTAAAGAGCCGTGAAAAGTTTATTAATTATTATAATAAATTACTTTATGTAAGACGTGATGATTTTTTTCAAGAGTGCAATAAACAATTAAAAATTTTAGAGAGTAATAATACAGATTTTAATGATTTAGAATTTAAAAAAATAAATTACTTTAAGACTGATTTTTGATCAAGAAAAAATATGAATTTAAATAATTGTAAAAAAATTCTTAAAATATTTGAAAATCAAAATATTGATTATTCACAATTAGAAATTTTATCTTCAAGTTTAAAAAATACTGAATTTGAGGATAAATTAAAATTAATAATAAAAGAAAAAAAATCTATTACTGAAAATCAATTAAAACAATTGAAGGATGAACTTAAAAGTATTGAAAAAATTATTGAAAAAAATATCATAAAAGATAAAGAATTAATTGAGTACTTTTATAAATGAAAAGGTATAGAAAGAAATTATACAGAAGAAGAAATTCAATCATTTATAGAACTTAGTGATTTTTTAGAATTACCATCAATTGATGAAATAGTAAAAAAATCTTTCTTTTTTCAAAAACAAACAAAAAAAGAAAAAAGAGAAATTAGAAAAAATATTCAAATGATTTTTCAAGATCCAGGTTCATCATTAAATGATAGAATGGCAATTGAAGAAATAATTGCAGAAGGTATGGAAAATTTCCCTGAATTATATAAAGGAGAAATTTTTAAGGAATTGTATGTTAAGGAATTTAATGAACAAAATCCCGATAGTATGATAACAATAGAACAAGCAACTCCAAATTTAGTAAAAAAACATATTATTTTAAAATTAATTAAATCTGTTGGTTTATTACCAGAACATCTGTCAAGATACCCACATGAATTTTCGGGAGGTCAAAGACAACGTGTTGGAATTGCAAGAAGCTTAGCAATGAAGCCAAAATTAATTATTGCTGATGAACCAATTAGTGCTCTTGATGTTTCAATTAGAGCACAGGTTTTAAATTTATTTAAAAAATTTCAAGAAGAATTGGATTTAACATATGTATTTATCGCTCACGATCTTTCAGTTGTAAGACACATTGCTGATAGAATTGCTGTAATATATCATGGTGAAATTGTTGAATTAGCTCCTGCTGAGGAATTATTTAGAAATCCTTTACACCCATATACAAAAGCATTGTTATCTGCAATTCCAATTCCAGTTCCTGAACTTGCAAAGCAAACAGAATTAATTGTTTATATTCCAGAAGAAGAACATAGAGATTATATTTTTGATTTACCTTATTTTAAAGAAGTTCTACCAGGTCATTTTGTATGAGCAAATAAGAGAGAGATTAGAGAAATTAAAAGAAAGTTAAAATAG
- a CDS encoding ABC transporter substrate-binding protein, with the protein MKKLLFGLMGVTLISSTTLSVIACGSNADPENTFKLGYSLPVGHWNTAYTMHSEDHTILANTNATPLASDQYGRIYGDIFELTNTDYSKTNTYIGNHNENFTEFTYKVRSDATWSDYQGNKIATLTASDFLNAAKYVLNASNGSEVISIWTSFIKGTDEIYVASKADPNGSFDSIWEANKAGLGIVVDESANTVTFKLKKSASYFETLLTYSVFSPIYSAAVTNPLADSDYRKGYYSGAFLPTSYVNTGNIILDKNPNYHLVEDTHINRLKYVYITGGSDKTRTLFESKALDAFRPAVADTAGWQKYVGNWENPNATAGMSSSASLDVSSSMTLMFNIYNSNIESTNSAVSQKAVIASRALQNPVVRKFISANLDRSKYVSYFSSAFDKDGEPSKMIRNTYTPDFIESNGKDYVSFLTESLQKKDDFSDIKNGDLADGKEFFYENENYAGGTLQEQLKAVADYFEKDEAIKSYLAANGGKLKLEFPLNPDDNSTLNPKLLDMFAGFNSIAGNQIEIIQSSGVNSANDYKQITNEGKIYLSLSGWSADYADPYTYLSTYRIGGDLENYVGSNRMYKNLDSSVDLSLDENKWDSVKTDINSKVLVETDDVSKNHFELLSNYSQKIKSIDESESEDIRMEHFADEEATLIYENAYLLPIFTKAAPVEFSVSYSQPFSKSTAPYGLGKYRYWDVELNTELLSAEKIKELKAAFESALADVIGDPKLHQNSSAWKA; encoded by the coding sequence ATGAAAAAATTATTATTTGGACTAATGGGTGTAACTCTAATTAGTTCAACAACTTTAAGCGTTATTGCTTGTGGATCAAATGCAGATCCAGAAAATACTTTTAAACTAGGCTATTCATTGCCTGTTGGTCACTGAAATACAGCATATACAATGCACTCAGAAGATCATACAATATTGGCAAATACAAATGCTACACCACTTGCTTCAGATCAATATGGAAGAATTTATGGTGATATATTTGAATTGACAAATACAGATTATAGTAAAACAAATACATATATCGGTAATCACAATGAGAATTTTACAGAATTTACTTATAAAGTTAGAAGTGATGCGACTTGAAGTGATTATCAAGGAAATAAAATTGCAACATTAACAGCTTCGGACTTTTTAAATGCAGCAAAATATGTTTTAAATGCGTCAAATGGTTCTGAAGTTATTAGTATTTGAACATCATTTATAAAAGGAACTGATGAAATATATGTAGCTTCAAAAGCAGATCCAAATGGAAGTTTTGATTCAATTTGAGAAGCAAATAAAGCTGGTCTTGGAATTGTGGTTGATGAATCTGCAAATACAGTAACTTTTAAATTAAAAAAATCTGCTAGTTATTTTGAAACACTATTAACATATTCAGTGTTTTCACCAATTTACTCAGCAGCAGTTACAAATCCATTAGCAGATAGTGACTATAGAAAAGGTTATTACTCAGGAGCATTTTTACCAACAAGTTATGTAAATACAGGTAACATTATACTTGATAAAAACCCAAACTATCACTTAGTAGAAGATACACATATAAATAGATTAAAATATGTTTATATTACTGGGGGGTCAGATAAAACAAGAACATTATTTGAATCTAAAGCACTTGATGCATTTAGACCAGCAGTTGCAGATACTGCGGGGTGACAAAAGTATGTTGGAAACTGAGAAAACCCTAATGCAACAGCAGGAATGTCTTCAAGTGCTTCACTCGATGTTTCTTCGTCAATGACATTAATGTTTAATATATATAATTCAAACATTGAATCAACAAATTCAGCTGTAAGTCAAAAAGCAGTTATTGCAAGTAGAGCTTTACAAAATCCAGTAGTAAGAAAGTTTATATCTGCAAATTTAGATAGATCAAAATATGTATCTTACTTTTCATCTGCTTTTGATAAAGATGGTGAACCTTCAAAAATGATAAGAAATACATATACACCTGATTTTATTGAATCAAATGGAAAAGATTATGTTAGTTTCTTGACAGAATCATTACAGAAAAAAGATGACTTTAGTGATATAAAAAATGGTGATTTAGCAGATGGAAAAGAATTTTTCTATGAAAATGAAAATTATGCTGGAGGAACTCTTCAAGAACAGCTAAAAGCTGTTGCAGATTACTTTGAAAAAGATGAAGCTATAAAAAGTTATTTAGCTGCAAATGGTGGAAAATTAAAGTTAGAGTTTCCATTGAATCCAGATGATAATAGTACTTTAAATCCAAAATTATTAGATATGTTTGCTGGATTTAATAGTATTGCTGGAAATCAAATTGAAATTATTCAATCTTCAGGAGTAAATAGTGCAAATGATTACAAACAAATTACAAATGAAGGAAAAATTTACTTATCATTAAGTGGATGAAGTGCTGATTATGCAGATCCATATACATATCTATCAACTTACAGAATTGGTGGAGATTTAGAGAACTATGTGGGTTCAAACAGAATGTATAAAAATTTAGATTCTTCAGTGGATCTTTCATTAGATGAAAATAAATGAGATAGTGTTAAAACTGATATTAATTCGAAAGTTCTTGTAGAAACTGATGATGTAAGTAAAAATCATTTTGAACTACTTTCAAATTATTCACAAAAAATTAAATCAATTGATGAAAGTGAATCAGAAGATATAAGAATGGAACATTTTGCTGATGAAGAAGCAACATTAATATATGAAAATGCATATTTATTACCAATTTTTACAAAAGCTGCACCAGTAGAATTTAGTGTTTCATATAGTCAACCATTTTCAAAATCAACAGCTCCATATGGGCTTGGAAAATATAGATATTGAGATGTTGAATTAAATACTGAATTATTGTCTGCAGAAAAAATAAAAGAATTAAAAGCAGCATTTGAAAGTGCATTAGCAGATGTTATAGGTGATCCAAAATTACATCAAAATTCATCTGCTTGAAAAGCTTAA
- the oppD gene encoding oligopeptide ABC transporter ATP-binding protein OppD, which produces MNKENRILSVRNMEVKFQVRGRFLTAIRNVDLEIYDQEVLAIVGESGSGKSVITKTFTGMLEANGWISNGSIVYRPNQNSISDEKTYFKEPIDIVNLQSPLITKDSIKTVVKINNLKIKNLIEEIKKIYKLNPKYSKNIIKKELDLFRLENSLLNETNEQITELIKANIQTYDNYFQDFLINEHNIKQIKEENNLKFKNYLTKKEEELSILESNVDFNGSNKRNNKILKTKAKILVIKDTIKFINDNNYRDEVIKEKYLEILKYKIDINKIKPLTLKSRNKISKIIAMIENFISTNMAWNDEEVKFVNEYFSTKEYLNRFEKELQILSYSIINTQKLDQAHFYNILVDWKRVKNSDVVNKIKALKEIRQLRGKTISTIFQDPMTSLNPLLPVGFQITEVLRKQIGLSKVEAKKEAIELLRKVGIPDPEKRFKDIPGRYSGGMRQRVVIAIALACRPKILICDEPTTALDVTIQAQILDLIKNLQKEYKFTVIFITHDLGVVAKIADRVAVMYAGQIVEVGTATDIFENAKHPYTWALLSSLPQLGKKGDELYSIEGTPPSLFNEIVGDAFAPRNKYALELDYIKEPPMFKISETHFAKTWLLDSRSPKIEKPNILKNLTQRIIEAEKVG; this is translated from the coding sequence ATGAATAAAGAAAATAGAATTTTATCTGTAAGAAATATGGAAGTAAAATTTCAAGTAAGAGGAAGATTTCTTACTGCAATTAGAAATGTGGATTTAGAAATTTATGATCAAGAAGTTTTGGCAATTGTTGGTGAATCGGGAAGTGGAAAATCAGTTATTACAAAAACATTTACTGGAATGCTTGAAGCAAATGGATGAATTAGTAATGGTTCAATTGTTTATAGACCAAATCAAAATTCAATTAGTGATGAAAAAACTTACTTTAAAGAACCAATTGATATTGTAAATTTACAAAGTCCATTAATTACAAAAGATTCAATTAAAACTGTTGTTAAAATAAATAATTTAAAGATTAAAAATCTTATTGAGGAAATTAAAAAAATTTATAAATTAAATCCAAAATATTCAAAAAATATTATTAAAAAGGAGCTTGATTTATTCAGATTAGAAAATTCATTATTAAATGAAACAAATGAGCAAATTACAGAACTAATAAAAGCAAATATTCAAACTTATGATAATTATTTTCAAGATTTTTTAATTAATGAACATAATATTAAACAAATAAAAGAGGAAAATAATTTGAAATTTAAAAATTATTTAACTAAAAAAGAAGAAGAATTAAGTATATTGGAATCAAATGTCGATTTTAATGGAAGTAATAAAAGAAATAATAAAATTTTAAAAACAAAGGCTAAAATTTTGGTTATTAAAGATACTATAAAATTTATTAATGATAATAATTATAGAGATGAAGTTATAAAAGAGAAATATTTAGAAATTTTAAAATATAAAATTGATATTAATAAAATTAAACCCTTAACTTTAAAAAGTAGAAATAAGATTTCAAAAATAATTGCAATGATTGAAAATTTTATATCAACTAATATGGCTTGAAATGATGAAGAAGTCAAATTTGTTAATGAATATTTTTCAACAAAAGAATATTTAAATAGATTTGAAAAGGAATTACAAATTCTTTCTTATTCAATTATCAATACACAAAAACTTGATCAAGCTCACTTTTATAATATTTTAGTTGATTGAAAGAGAGTAAAAAATTCTGATGTAGTAAATAAAATTAAAGCTTTAAAAGAAATAAGACAATTAAGAGGGAAAACTATTTCTACAATTTTTCAAGATCCCATGACTTCTTTAAATCCCTTATTGCCTGTTGGATTTCAAATAACTGAAGTTTTAAGAAAGCAAATAGGACTTTCAAAAGTGGAGGCTAAAAAGGAGGCAATAGAACTTTTAAGAAAAGTTGGTATTCCAGATCCTGAAAAACGTTTTAAAGATATTCCTGGAAGATATTCTGGGGGTATGAGACAAAGAGTTGTAATTGCAATTGCTTTAGCATGTAGACCAAAGATATTAATTTGTGATGAACCAACAACAGCACTTGATGTTACAATTCAAGCTCAAATTTTAGATTTAATTAAAAATTTACAAAAAGAATATAAATTTACTGTAATTTTTATAACTCATGATTTAGGAGTTGTTGCAAAAATTGCAGATAGAGTTGCTGTTATGTATGCAGGACAAATTGTTGAAGTTGGAACAGCAACAGATATTTTTGAAAATGCAAAACATCCTTATACTTGAGCGTTATTATCTTCTTTACCTCAACTTGGTAAAAAAGGAGATGAATTGTACTCAATTGAAGGAACTCCTCCATCACTATTTAATGAAATTGTAGGAGATGCATTTGCTCCAAGAAATAAATATGCATTAGAACTTGATTATATTAAAGAACCTCCAATGTTTAAAATTTCTGAAACTCATTTTGCTAAAACTTGACTTTTAGATTCAAGATCACCAAAAATAGAAAAACCAAATATTTTAAAAAATTTAACTCAAAGAATTATAGAAGCAGAAAAGGTAGGTTAA
- the oppB gene encoding oligopeptide ABC transporter permease OppB, translating to MKLEKNSSEISDLSLDELVESTNLDNEIINLRTSKFEKLKFGLNKVNSSFEDFMDKTPLFSYSLKRIFYAFITLYIAIAFVFIMLRIVTTDSAYLADINLEKMGIEFGTDAYYNLLNNRMKAFGVDGSLITQLFIYLRNITPFIPKDILLNPVVDTSGNVLGEHKQMWFYLGVFMNKASGGQVLSLVQDAFARSIPTSFAVGSIAVVFSYILGVPLGILAAKNKDKSSDSAINGTSLIISAIPALVLISLLYKMSIYVFGANGTYDGSSFGTKIWPVIGVMLLIMPMIIVSTRRYVIDEMTADYAKFALSKGLSEKYVFYIHIFRNAGIRLIKTMPEVFIITLFGSSILVERHWSIDGMSKFILNGVANKDTFVVLGYIFVSASAGVFSSLVGDLLLAMLDPRIKLTKK from the coding sequence ATGAAACTAGAAAAAAATAGTTCAGAAATTAGTGATCTCTCGTTAGATGAACTTGTAGAAAGTACAAATTTAGATAATGAAATAATTAATTTGAGAACTAGTAAATTTGAAAAACTAAAATTTGGATTAAATAAAGTTAACTCTTCATTTGAAGATTTTATGGATAAGACACCACTTTTTAGTTACTCATTAAAAAGAATATTTTATGCTTTTATAACATTATATATTGCAATAGCTTTTGTATTTATAATGTTAAGAATTGTAACAACAGATTCTGCTTATTTAGCAGATATTAATCTAGAAAAAATGGGAATAGAATTTGGAACAGATGCATACTATAATTTGCTAAATAATAGAATGAAAGCATTTGGAGTAGATGGTTCTTTAATTACTCAATTATTTATTTATTTAAGAAATATAACACCATTTATACCTAAAGACATTTTATTAAATCCTGTTGTTGATACTTCAGGAAATGTTCTTGGAGAACATAAACAAATGTGATTTTATTTAGGTGTGTTTATGAATAAAGCAAGTGGAGGACAAGTTTTATCTCTTGTTCAAGATGCATTTGCAAGATCTATTCCAACATCATTTGCAGTTGGATCTATTGCAGTTGTATTTTCTTATATTTTAGGTGTTCCTTTGGGGATTCTTGCTGCAAAAAATAAAGATAAATCATCGGATAGTGCAATTAATGGTACAAGTTTAATAATTAGTGCAATTCCTGCATTAGTATTGATTTCACTATTATATAAAATGTCAATTTATGTATTTGGTGCAAATGGAACATATGATGGTTCTTCTTTTGGAACTAAAATTTGACCAGTAATTGGGGTTATGTTACTTATAATGCCAATGATTATTGTAAGTACTCGAAGATATGTAATTGATGAAATGACAGCAGATTATGCAAAATTTGCTTTATCAAAAGGATTAAGTGAAAAATATGTATTTTATATTCATATCTTTAGAAATGCAGGTATTAGATTAATTAAAACTATGCCTGAAGTGTTTATAATTACATTATTTGGTTCAAGTATCTTGGTTGAAAGACATTGATCAATTGATGGAATGAGTAAGTTCATTTTAAATGGTGTTGCAAATAAAGATACATTTGTTGTTTTAGGATATATTTTTGTTTCTGCTTCTGCTGGAGTATTTTCAAGTTTAGTTGGAGATTTACTACTAGCAATGTTAGATCCAAGAATTAAATTAACTAAAAAATAG
- the oppF gene encoding oligopeptide ABC transporter ATP-binding protein OppF: MSKFYEENAFLKIRDAKVVFRSKGSKLNAVKETNLNIKKGEILGLVGESGSGKTTLERAIVGIQQLKDGAIYMENDIIAGKSARLFILNKEITKKLYSMKIKMNATTIYLNDFINNLKKNYKQNPNFENFSNEDFKKNFKKNEVEFIDNIFLSNLKYINRILLNEERIIRFITNISKSIDEISLDLEKTILLKQNQVKNSILQLKKLLDEIYEIAQPILKLQKKYTCEDIDVKTIFINIFQKLDKIIINHKKFLEKLDETINYQYENQALSAPFKRKNKFLNYYYKKIFINRNDFLIECKRQIELLKEKPNFEKDETLAKYNYFINDFWSKNNMNINGCTKILTEMQKVNPNFSMLKSISKDLKNTDFENELKDILINNNISQKNLNDKVKEFDYIKKIVKRNIIKDRELIDEYMLWKNIESDISLEEWQNLEEFVQFLEMPSIDEIVNKSYLFKGQTKKEKKQIRKNVQMIFQDPGSSLNDRMAVEEIIGEGLENFPELYKSEEIRNEYMINYNQLNPEQKITLEQVKNKDVKKYLILNALTSVGLIPEHLSRYPHEFSGGQRQRIGIARSLIMKPKIIVADEPISALDVSIRAQVLNLFKKFKEELGITFIFVAHDLSVVHFIADRIAVIYHGQIVELADANELFINPLHPYTKALLSSIPIPEPELAKKEKSIIYNSEKEHSDYMFDLPRFTEIKPNHFVYLNKRELKEIKDKL, encoded by the coding sequence ATGAGTAAATTTTATGAAGAAAATGCATTTTTGAAAATAAGAGACGCAAAAGTTGTCTTTAGATCAAAAGGTTCTAAATTAAATGCCGTAAAAGAAACTAATCTTAATATAAAAAAGGGAGAGATTTTAGGTTTAGTAGGAGAGTCAGGTAGTGGAAAAACTACTTTAGAAAGAGCAATTGTAGGAATTCAACAATTAAAAGATGGTGCAATTTATATGGAAAATGATATTATTGCTGGAAAATCTGCAAGATTATTTATTTTAAATAAAGAAATTACAAAAAAATTGTATAGCATGAAAATAAAAATGAATGCAACAACTATTTATTTAAATGATTTTATAAATAATTTAAAAAAAAATTATAAACAAAATCCAAATTTTGAAAATTTTTCAAATGAAGATTTTAAAAAAAATTTTAAAAAAAATGAAGTTGAATTTATTGATAATATATTTCTTTCAAATTTAAAGTATATTAATAGAATTCTTCTTAATGAAGAAAGAATTATTAGATTTATTACAAATATAAGTAAATCAATTGATGAAATCTCATTAGACTTAGAAAAAACAATTTTATTAAAACAAAATCAGGTAAAAAATAGTATTTTACAGCTAAAGAAACTATTAGATGAAATTTATGAAATTGCACAGCCAATTTTAAAATTACAAAAAAAATACACTTGTGAAGATATTGATGTTAAAACAATTTTTATAAATATTTTTCAAAAATTGGATAAAATAATAATAAATCATAAGAAATTTTTAGAAAAACTTGATGAAACAATAAACTATCAATATGAAAATCAAGCGTTATCTGCACCTTTTAAAAGAAAAAATAAATTTTTAAATTATTATTATAAAAAAATATTTATTAATAGAAATGATTTTTTAATTGAATGCAAAAGACAAATAGAATTATTGAAAGAAAAACCAAATTTTGAAAAAGATGAAACTCTTGCAAAATATAATTATTTTATTAATGATTTTTGATCAAAAAATAATATGAATATCAATGGTTGTACAAAAATTTTAACTGAAATGCAAAAGGTAAATCCAAATTTTTCAATGTTAAAATCAATTTCAAAGGATTTGAAAAATACTGATTTTGAAAATGAATTGAAAGATATTTTAATTAATAATAATATTTCTCAAAAAAATTTGAATGATAAAGTTAAGGAATTTGATTATATAAAAAAAATTGTTAAAAGAAATATTATTAAGGATAGAGAACTTATTGATGAATATATGCTTTGAAAAAATATTGAATCAGATATTTCTTTAGAAGAATGACAAAATTTAGAGGAATTTGTGCAATTTTTGGAGATGCCTTCAATTGATGAAATAGTTAATAAATCATATCTTTTTAAAGGACAAACAAAAAAAGAAAAAAAACAGATTAGAAAAAATGTTCAAATGATTTTTCAAGATCCAGGCTCATCATTAAATGATAGAATGGCTGTTGAAGAAATTATTGGCGAAGGATTAGAGAATTTCCCCGAATTATATAAATCTGAGGAAATTAGGAATGAATATATGATTAATTATAATCAATTAAATCCAGAACAAAAAATTACATTAGAGCAAGTTAAAAATAAAGATGTTAAAAAATATTTAATTTTAAATGCATTAACATCTGTTGGCTTAATTCCCGAGCATTTATCAAGATATCCACATGAATTCTCAGGTGGTCAACGTCAAAGAATTGGAATTGCAAGAAGTTTGATTATGAAACCAAAAATTATTGTTGCTGATGAACCAATTAGTGCTTTGGATGTTTCAATTAGAGCACAAGTTTTAAATTTATTTAAAAAATTTAAAGAAGAATTAGGTATTACTTTTATATTTGTGGCACATGATTTAAGTGTTGTGCATTTTATAGCTGATAGAATTGCAGTTATTTATCATGGTCAAATTGTAGAATTAGCAGATGCAAATGAATTATTTATTAATCCATTGCATCCTTATACAAAAGCATTATTAAGTTCAATTCCAATTCCCGAACCAGAATTGGCAAAAAAAGAAAAAAGTATTATTTATAATTCTGAAAAAGAACATAGTGATTATATGTTCGATTTACCAAGATTTACAGAAATTAAACCAAATCACTTTGTTTATTTAAACAAAAGAGAATTAAAAGAAATAAAAGATAAATTATAA
- the oppC gene encoding oligopeptide ABC transporter permease OppC: MEQKQYSQEEMNSINNSLFTVVGSKLEEAEKISNKPYSYWKSVFARIIKSKTFIISSILLITIILMAFSIGIGAEPVPVDTPGVDIESPSWDHLFGLGKFGEDLWTKMWVGTRTTLIFTLFVASIQILLGILLGAIWGFYSKLDMVFIEITRFLSLIPSLILWLIVIFLFGGSTSLPILIFAISITSWIALAGIIRVQIMIIRNAEYNIASRVLGTRGPKIIRKNIMPKILPIVIQTSTFAIPTAIAIDSLLAYYNFGFVTNTLDQASLGSILNELLLGSDWEVYPHLLIIPVVFVGGISLLFFLVGKVFADSLDPKTHR, encoded by the coding sequence ATGGAACAAAAACAATATTCACAAGAAGAAATGAATTCTATTAATAATTCATTATTTACAGTTGTGGGAAGCAAACTTGAGGAAGCAGAAAAAATAAGCAATAAACCATATAGTTATTGAAAATCAGTATTTGCAAGAATTATTAAATCAAAGACATTTATTATTTCATCAATTTTATTAATTACAATTATTTTAATGGCATTTTCTATAGGAATTGGTGCAGAACCTGTTCCAGTAGATACACCAGGAGTTGATATTGAATCACCAAGTTGAGATCATTTATTTGGATTGGGAAAATTTGGAGAAGACTTATGAACAAAAATGTGAGTTGGAACTAGAACAACATTAATATTTACTTTATTTGTTGCATCAATTCAAATTTTATTAGGAATTTTATTAGGAGCCATTTGAGGATTTTACTCAAAATTAGATATGGTGTTTATTGAAATAACAAGATTTTTAAGTCTTATTCCATCATTAATCTTATGATTAATTGTTATATTTTTATTTGGAGGTTCCACTTCATTACCAATTTTAATTTTTGCAATATCAATAACAAGTTGAATTGCTCTTGCAGGAATTATAAGAGTTCAAATTATGATTATTAGAAATGCAGAATATAATATTGCTTCAAGAGTTTTAGGAACAAGAGGACCTAAAATTATTAGAAAAAATATTATGCCAAAAATTTTGCCAATAGTTATCCAAACTTCAACTTTTGCAATACCAACAGCAATAGCAATAGATTCATTATTAGCTTATTATAACTTTGGATTTGTAACAAATACTTTAGATCAAGCTTCTCTTGGTTCAATTCTTAATGAATTATTATTAGGTTCAGACTGAGAAGTTTATCCACATCTTTTAATTATTCCAGTAGTTTTTGTTGGTGGAATTTCATTATTATTTTTCCTTGTTGGAAAAGTATTTGCAGATTCATTAGACCCAAAAACACATAGATAG